In Flavobacteriales bacterium, the DNA window TAAGTGATCAACTATTTTATCCATAAAATACCTATCGTGAGTAACAACAATTAAGCAGCCTTTGAAATTCTCAAGATATTCTTCAAGAACATTCATTGTAAAGATGTCCAAGTCGTTCGTTGGCTCATCGAGAATCAAGAAATTCGGATTTTTAACCAATACTGTTAGTAAATAAAGTCTTCTTTTCTCACCACCACTTAGGGTTTTAACATACTGGTAATGCATATGAGATGGAAAAAGGAACCGCTCCAAGAACTGACTGGCACTTACTTTCCTACCTCCAACTACAGGGATAACTTCAGCAATATCTTTTACTATTTCAATTACTCTTTTATCATCCTTCAGTTTCATTCCATCTTGACGGAAATATCCAAAAGTAACGGTCTCGCCAGTAGCAATTTTTCCGCTATCAGGCTCTAATTGCGAAGTAATCATATTCAAAAAACTAGATTTACCTGTCCCGTTTTTCCCTACTATACCCAATTTTTCTAGTCGCTGAAAGTTGTAACTAAACTTATCTAGAACATTAACGTCACCGAATGATTTACTCACTTTATGAAATTCAACAGTCTTAGTACCCAGCCTATTCATAGTAACTTCAAGGTCTAACTCATCTTTACTAATTCTTTTAGTTGCCTTATCCTGCAGATTATAGAAGGCACCTTGCCTTGATTTCGATTTGGTCGTTCGAGCTTTAGGCATTCTTCGCATCCATTCTAATTCTGTTCGCATTAGATTTTTAGCTTTCGTAATATTCGTTTGCTCAAGCTCCTCACGCTCTGCCTTTTTCTCCAAGAAATAGCTATAATTACCAGTATACTTATAAAGGTTTCCCTGATCCAATTCTATCATATGGTTGCAGATTACCTCAAGAAAATAACGATCGTGCGTTACCATCAACACGGTAGATGCATTTTTCGACAAGTATTTCTCTAGCCATTCAATCATATCCAAATCCAGATGATTGGTAGGTTCGTCTAGAATCATAAAGTCCGGATTCTGCGCAAGAACTCGAGCCAAAGACAGCCGTTTGATTTGGCCTCCAGAAAGGCTTCCTATTTTCTGTTTAGGCAGATCTACTTTTAATTCATTTAGTATCTGATCTAAAGACAGTTCAACTTCCCAGCCGTTGAAGTTCGACATATCTTCAAAAGCATCTTCCATCTGCTTCCCTTCAATGTTATTTTCGACGCAATAGTTGTAGCTTTTAATTGCTCTAAAAACAGGATTATTCCCATCATAGATAACTTCCTCAACAGTTTTGGATTCGTCAAAATTTTCGTTTTGAGATAAAAAGCCTATCGTAATATCATTTCTATATATAACGGAACCACTATCTGGCTCTTCTTCGCCAGCAAGAACGCGTAGCAATGTTGACTTCCCAGTCCCGTTCTTCGCGATCAGACCAACCTTATCCCCTTTATTCAGACCAAATGATATACCTTGGAATAGCTCCTTTATACCATATGACTTTGATAAATTCTCAACTGACAAATAATTCATAGCTGGTAAAGATACCACAATCTGTGATGGAGACATACCAACGAAGTTTTGAGTTTCACTTCTTTTAATGCAACTTGATTATTAAGACTTTAACATAAAGTTTAATGCTACATAACTTAATTATTGAAGCAGACGAGAGAACTCCTTATCTTAATTTTAATGCAAATTCAGGAGTTTTTTTTTTATTGATGGCAAATTAATGCCACCAAACCCTCTTATGTTTTTTCATGAAATATTTGATTGGCTAAAAGCCTACGCAAAGAAGCCTGCAAAGAAAATGACTCTAAATATCAGAATCTACTATTTAAGTTCTGCGTCCGCCAAATACTTTCTAACGCTCCTCGAATTCCTTAATGATCTTTCATGTATCCAGCAACCATGATGTAGTGATTAATTGGCTCTATGACCAGCGAAACGCTCTTAAAGAAGTTGGTAGTGATTACAAATCACTGCTATCAATTCCTTTTAATTTGATTCCAGACAAACATAAAGCATAAAAAAAGGCCTCTATTTCCATGGAGACCTTTTATAATATTCTTTTTGTCCCGTCCTGAAATAGCGTTACACAAATTCAGTAACCCTATG includes these proteins:
- a CDS encoding ABC-F family ATP-binding cassette domain-containing protein, encoding MNYLSVENLSKSYGIKELFQGISFGLNKGDKVGLIAKNGTGKSTLLRVLAGEEEPDSGSVIYRNDITIGFLSQNENFDESKTVEEVIYDGNNPVFRAIKSYNYCVENNIEGKQMEDAFEDMSNFNGWEVELSLDQILNELKVDLPKQKIGSLSGGQIKRLSLARVLAQNPDFMILDEPTNHLDLDMIEWLEKYLSKNASTVLMVTHDRYFLEVICNHMIELDQGNLYKYTGNYSYFLEKKAEREELEQTNITKAKNLMRTELEWMRRMPKARTTKSKSRQGAFYNLQDKATKRISKDELDLEVTMNRLGTKTVEFHKVSKSFGDVNVLDKFSYNFQRLEKLGIVGKNGTGKSSFLNMITSQLEPDSGKIATGETVTFGYFRQDGMKLKDDKRVIEIVKDIAEVIPVVGGRKVSASQFLERFLFPSHMHYQYVKTLSGGEKRRLYLLTVLVKNPNFLILDEPTNDLDIFTMNVLEEYLENFKGCLIVVTHDRYFMDKIVDHLFVFEGEGQIKDILGNYTIWREEQKFNLKKDNTVNTQIKLVAKSKPTKEKTKLSFKEKAELEKLEVDMPLLENKKTRLELELSTGELDTQEIMALSADLSELLVDLDTKTDRWLELSELS
- a CDS encoding DUF1987 family protein, with product MFFHEIFDWLKAYAKKPAKKMTLNIRIYYLSSASAKYFLTLLEFLNDLSCIQQP